One genomic region from Terriglobus aquaticus encodes:
- a CDS encoding prolyl oligopeptidase family serine peptidase: MRFLATTCLAAVCTLSAAAQATAPMNRNSALLPYPKPHTVSQTDDYFGTKVADPYRWMEDVDSADTKAWIEAENKVTEAYFKPLQPLKDSLHSRMMALVNFERYSAPTRYGSRYVYSHNTGLQNQSVVFWTDGLNGEPHVLIDPNTLSKDGTVALAGMSVTDDGRLAAFQIAEAGSDWQHIIVRDVATGKDLPDTIKWVKFGGAAWLKDGSGFYYTHYDAPKEGAALKAISSSPKIYFHKLGTKQGEDKFVFERADDPEIFLGAGVTDDGRYLILYQAKGTSPNNELAFLDLTNPGAKIEKVFDKPDASYSVIGNNGTRFWLNTTLNAPNGKLIEVDLNQPAREHWKTVVPESKSKLDGASLVHRTLIAEYLTDAHTEVRLFSEDGKPMQTLQLPGVGTAGGFGGKREDDETFYGFTNFTTPGVVYRLDMKTLKSQPYRTPKLNFNPDEFETTEVFVPSKDGTKVPMFLTSKKGLKRDGQNPTLLYGYGGFDVSLTPAFSSARIAWLERGGIYAQASLRGGGEYGEAWHEAGMKLNKQNVFDDFIACAEYLIREKYTSTPKLAIQGGSNGGLLIGAVLTQRPELFGAANAQVGVMDMLRFDKFTVGFGWKQDYGSPSENEAEFHAIYKYSPLHNLKPGTKYPATLITTADHDDRVFPAHSFKFAAQMQADQAGPAPVLIRIETRAGHGAGMPLSKQLDMTADTFAFLLHELHADTQ; the protein is encoded by the coding sequence ATGCGTTTTCTCGCAACGACCTGCCTTGCGGCTGTGTGCACCTTGAGTGCGGCGGCGCAGGCGACAGCCCCGATGAACAGGAATTCTGCCTTGTTGCCTTATCCCAAGCCGCACACCGTTTCGCAGACTGACGATTACTTTGGCACGAAGGTGGCCGACCCGTACCGATGGATGGAGGACGTGGATTCCGCCGATACGAAGGCGTGGATCGAAGCTGAGAACAAAGTGACCGAGGCGTACTTCAAGCCGCTGCAGCCGTTGAAGGACAGCCTGCACAGCCGCATGATGGCGCTGGTGAACTTTGAGCGGTATAGCGCGCCGACGCGGTACGGCTCGCGTTATGTCTACTCGCACAACACCGGGCTGCAGAACCAGAGCGTTGTGTTCTGGACGGATGGGTTGAACGGCGAGCCGCACGTGTTGATCGATCCGAACACGCTGAGCAAAGACGGTACGGTGGCGCTGGCCGGCATGAGCGTGACGGATGACGGACGGCTTGCCGCGTTCCAGATTGCCGAGGCGGGCAGCGACTGGCAGCACATTATCGTGCGCGATGTGGCGACGGGCAAGGACCTGCCCGACACGATCAAGTGGGTCAAGTTTGGTGGCGCGGCGTGGCTGAAGGATGGCAGCGGCTTCTACTACACGCACTACGACGCGCCCAAGGAAGGCGCGGCGCTGAAGGCGATCAGCAGTTCGCCGAAGATCTATTTTCACAAGCTGGGCACCAAGCAGGGAGAGGACAAGTTCGTCTTCGAGCGGGCGGACGATCCGGAGATCTTTCTGGGTGCGGGTGTGACGGATGATGGTCGCTACCTGATCCTGTACCAAGCCAAGGGAACCAGCCCGAACAACGAACTCGCATTTCTGGACCTGACGAATCCGGGCGCGAAGATCGAGAAGGTATTCGATAAGCCGGACGCGAGCTACAGCGTAATTGGAAACAATGGGACGCGGTTCTGGCTGAACACGACGCTGAACGCGCCCAACGGCAAGCTGATCGAAGTGGACCTGAACCAGCCCGCGCGCGAGCACTGGAAGACGGTGGTGCCGGAGAGCAAGAGCAAGCTGGACGGAGCTTCGCTGGTGCATCGCACGCTGATTGCGGAGTACCTGACGGACGCGCACACGGAGGTGCGCCTGTTTAGCGAGGACGGCAAGCCGATGCAGACGCTGCAACTGCCGGGCGTGGGCACGGCGGGTGGCTTTGGTGGCAAGCGCGAAGACGATGAGACCTTCTACGGGTTTACGAACTTCACGACACCGGGCGTGGTGTATCGGCTGGACATGAAGACGCTGAAGTCGCAGCCGTATCGGACGCCGAAGCTGAACTTCAACCCGGACGAGTTTGAGACGACGGAGGTGTTTGTTCCTTCGAAGGATGGCACGAAGGTGCCGATGTTTCTGACGAGCAAGAAGGGCTTGAAGCGCGATGGACAGAACCCGACGCTGCTGTATGGGTATGGTGGGTTCGATGTGTCGCTGACGCCGGCATTTTCGTCGGCGCGGATTGCGTGGCTGGAGCGTGGCGGCATCTACGCGCAGGCGTCGCTGCGTGGCGGCGGCGAGTATGGCGAGGCCTGGCATGAGGCCGGCATGAAGCTGAACAAGCAGAATGTGTTCGACGACTTCATTGCATGTGCCGAGTACCTGATTCGCGAGAAGTACACCTCGACGCCGAAGCTGGCGATTCAGGGCGGATCGAACGGCGGCCTGCTGATTGGTGCGGTGCTGACGCAGCGGCCTGAGTTGTTTGGTGCAGCCAATGCGCAAGTGGGCGTGATGGACATGCTGCGCTTTGACAAGTTCACGGTGGGTTTTGGGTGGAAGCAGGACTACGGTTCGCCGAGCGAGAACGAGGCCGAGTTTCATGCGATCTACAAGTACTCGCCGCTGCACAACCTGAAGCCGGGAACAAAGTATCCGGCGACACTGATCACCACGGCGGATCACGACGACCGCGTATTCCCTGCGCACTCGTTCAAGTTTGCGGCGCAGATGCAGGCGGACCAGGCGGGGCCGGCGCCGGTGCTGATCCGCATTGAGACGCGTGCAGGCCATGGCGCGGGCATGCCGCTGAGCAAGCAATTGGATATGACGGCGGACACGTTCGCGTTTCTGCTGCATGAGTTGCACGCGGATACGCAGTGA
- a CDS encoding VWA domain-containing protein gives MPIRRAMLLLWMFCAAAIARAQATQPARATPPPAQATSQPAQSSASQDPQTDQPYTLQTGASLILVPTTVDIKGKVLYGLTKDQFTLTDDGQPRPFRLEESTEGIGLSLVVLLQCSRSAIVEYSRFQGLPTMIDSLIGAAPHEVALVRYGAHPELIQPFTRKQDKIEAAMPRMAPCEDNAAATTDALSYAASILENRDPRYRRAIMLISETRDHGSHVPEAQVIAQLGRNNIVVDSFAYSPYRDDLRDEVKPGRGPGLFGTALQLLMATVQAFRQNVPKTVSRLSGGEYDNFGTEKGFDNAALRLANRIHNYYLLSFTVPGGATPGLHELEVKIPQYPEATIRARRNYWVGAPPDASTAPAPAAPAGSDSNTQAKPQ, from the coding sequence ATGCCGATCCGCCGCGCCATGCTTCTGCTCTGGATGTTCTGTGCCGCCGCGATCGCCCGCGCGCAAGCCACACAGCCCGCTCGAGCCACGCCGCCGCCGGCGCAAGCCACTTCACAGCCGGCTCAATCGTCCGCCTCGCAGGACCCACAAACCGACCAACCGTACACACTCCAGACCGGCGCGTCGCTCATCCTCGTCCCCACCACCGTCGACATCAAGGGCAAAGTCCTCTACGGCCTCACCAAAGATCAGTTCACGCTTACCGACGACGGCCAGCCACGCCCCTTCCGTCTCGAAGAATCGACTGAAGGCATCGGCCTCAGCCTCGTCGTCCTTCTGCAGTGCTCGCGCTCGGCCATCGTGGAGTACAGCCGCTTCCAGGGCCTGCCCACCATGATCGATTCGCTCATCGGTGCCGCCCCGCACGAGGTCGCTCTCGTCCGCTACGGTGCTCACCCTGAGTTGATCCAGCCCTTCACCCGCAAGCAGGACAAGATCGAAGCCGCCATGCCCCGCATGGCACCCTGCGAAGACAACGCCGCGGCCACCACCGACGCGCTCAGCTACGCCGCTTCCATCCTTGAGAACCGCGATCCTCGGTACCGCCGCGCCATCATGCTCATCAGCGAAACCCGCGACCACGGTTCGCACGTGCCCGAAGCGCAGGTCATCGCCCAGCTTGGCCGCAACAACATCGTCGTCGACAGCTTCGCCTACTCGCCCTACCGCGACGACCTGCGCGACGAGGTAAAGCCCGGCCGCGGCCCCGGCCTCTTCGGCACGGCACTGCAACTGCTCATGGCCACCGTGCAGGCCTTCCGGCAAAACGTCCCCAAGACCGTCTCGCGCCTCTCCGGCGGCGAGTACGACAACTTCGGCACAGAGAAGGGCTTCGACAACGCCGCGCTGCGTCTGGCCAACCGTATCCACAACTACTACCTGCTCAGCTTCACAGTGCCCGGCGGCGCTACACCCGGCCTGCACGAGCTCGAAGTCAAAATCCCACAGTATCCGGAAGCCACCATCCGAGCCCGCCGCAACTACTGGGTCGGTGCCCCGCCAGACGCCAGCACTGCACCAGCCCCCGCCGCACCCGCAGGTTCCGACAGCAATACCCAAGCCAAGCCTCAGTAG